In Microbacterium esteraromaticum, the following proteins share a genomic window:
- the thrC gene encoding threonine synthase, translating to MLYISTRGGMQPQPFSETLLEGLAPDGGLAVPQQLPQVDAETLERWRALTYPQLATEVLSLFATDIPRDDLARMTAAAYADFPDAVVPLRSIGGGLTLVGLSEGPTLAFKDMAMQFLGQVLEYVLEKKGRVLNIVGATSGDTGSAAEHALRGKDRVSVFMLSPQGRMSSFQRAQMFSLQDANVHNIAVDGVFDDCQNLVKRLAGDLEFKREQNLGAVNSINLGRIAAQVVYYFWAWMRVTDAVEPEFRPGFEVSFTVPSGNFGNILSGFFAKGMGVPIRRLVLAANENNVLDEFFRTGIYRPRSAADTHATSSPSMDISKASNLERFIFDLVGRDPGRVVQAWDALDAVGQVDFSAEQGRFESEFGIVSGTSTHADRLATIRSVYEETGEIIDPHTADGVKVAREFVEHEVPMLVLETAKPQKFAETIAEAIGVELEFSPALREMMDAPQRVTEMADDEQALRAFVAEHALR from the coding sequence GTGCTGTACATCTCGACCCGCGGCGGCATGCAGCCGCAGCCGTTCAGTGAGACGCTGCTCGAGGGCCTCGCGCCAGACGGCGGGCTCGCGGTGCCGCAGCAGCTGCCGCAGGTCGACGCCGAGACGCTCGAGCGGTGGCGCGCGCTCACCTACCCGCAGCTCGCGACCGAGGTGCTCTCGCTGTTCGCCACAGACATCCCTCGTGACGACCTCGCGCGCATGACCGCGGCGGCGTACGCCGACTTCCCGGATGCCGTGGTGCCGCTGCGCTCGATCGGCGGCGGGCTGACGCTCGTCGGCCTCTCGGAGGGCCCGACTCTGGCGTTCAAGGACATGGCGATGCAGTTCCTCGGCCAGGTGCTCGAGTACGTGCTCGAGAAGAAGGGGCGCGTGCTGAACATCGTCGGTGCGACCTCGGGCGACACCGGATCGGCGGCTGAGCACGCGCTGCGCGGCAAAGACCGCGTCTCGGTGTTCATGCTCTCGCCGCAGGGCCGGATGAGCTCCTTCCAGCGGGCTCAGATGTTCTCGCTGCAGGACGCCAACGTGCACAACATCGCCGTCGACGGCGTCTTCGACGACTGCCAGAACCTGGTGAAGAGGCTCGCGGGCGACCTCGAGTTCAAGCGCGAGCAGAACCTCGGCGCGGTCAACTCGATCAACCTGGGGCGCATCGCTGCTCAGGTCGTCTACTACTTCTGGGCATGGATGCGGGTGACGGACGCCGTCGAGCCGGAGTTCCGCCCGGGCTTCGAGGTGTCGTTCACGGTTCCCTCCGGCAACTTCGGAAACATCCTGTCCGGCTTCTTCGCCAAGGGCATGGGCGTTCCGATCCGCCGTCTCGTTCTCGCCGCCAACGAGAACAACGTTCTCGACGAGTTCTTCCGCACGGGCATCTACCGCCCGCGTTCGGCGGCAGACACCCACGCCACCTCGAGCCCCTCGATGGACATCTCGAAGGCATCGAACCTCGAGCGCTTCATCTTCGATCTCGTCGGCCGCGACCCGGGACGCGTCGTGCAGGCCTGGGATGCCCTCGATGCTGTGGGCCAGGTGGACTTCTCTGCAGAGCAGGGCCGCTTCGAGAGCGAGTTCGGCATCGTCAGCGGCACGTCGACACACGCCGACCGGCTTGCGACGATCCGCTCGGTGTACGAAGAGACCGGCGAGATCATCGACCCGCACACGGCTGACGGGGTGAAGGTGGCCCGCGAGTTCGTCGAGCACGAGGTGCCGATGCTCGTGCTCGAGACGGCGAAGCCGCAGAAGTTCGCCGAGACCATCGCCGAGGCGATCGGCGTCGAGCTCGAGTTCTCGCCCGCTCTGCG
- a CDS encoding carboxymuconolactone decarboxylase family protein, translated as MTRIDMGRTNKLGYAAVIGMEAYSSRAVEKRLYELIKLRASILNGCGFCVDMHATDGAKHGIPQRTLHAVGAWQHARNLFEPKELAALALTDAITKLGPDTVTDEIWNAAAEHFSESELGAIVMAICTINVWNRIAIATEMAPPVDDKHPIV; from the coding sequence ATGACCAGGATCGACATGGGCCGCACCAACAAGCTCGGCTACGCCGCCGTCATCGGGATGGAGGCGTACTCGAGCAGGGCGGTCGAGAAGCGCCTGTACGAGCTGATCAAGCTTCGCGCGTCGATCCTCAACGGCTGCGGATTCTGCGTCGACATGCACGCGACCGACGGTGCGAAGCACGGCATTCCCCAGCGCACACTGCACGCGGTGGGTGCCTGGCAGCACGCCCGCAACCTCTTCGAGCCGAAGGAACTCGCCGCGCTCGCACTGACCGACGCGATCACGAAGCTCGGCCCCGACACCGTGACCGACGAGATCTGGAACGCTGCGGCAGAGCACTTCAGCGAGAGCGAGCTGGGTGCCATTGTCATGGCGATCTGCACCATAAACGTCTGGAACCGCATCGCGATCGCGACAGAGATGGCTCCGCCGGTCGATGACAAGCACCCCATCGTGTGA
- a CDS encoding sigma-70 family RNA polymerase sigma factor, which produces MTVATSAALAWEAERGRLIGIAYRMLGDFGHAEDVVSEVAIEALKAERADAAAVRSWPAWLTTTCVRRSIDRVRALVAVREEYTGHWLPEPVATDRLPDDAVADRELLSLALLHLAEQLSPEARAAVVLHRAYAITAVEIGEILEKSPAAVRQLISRAERRLQIDEHSPAPRAADPEALSSLLAAVQNGDLDTLLTLLTDETILWTDGGGVVAATRNPIFGAQKVHRFYVGVREKARAFDPALPFSFTPIEVNGELAFALDHSGRTDVLTLEFDQVGRIRGIRQVCNPHKLTRAFPQAAA; this is translated from the coding sequence ATGACCGTCGCCACCTCCGCCGCGCTGGCCTGGGAGGCCGAACGCGGCAGGCTGATCGGGATCGCATACCGGATGCTCGGTGACTTCGGCCATGCCGAAGACGTCGTCTCGGAGGTCGCGATCGAGGCACTGAAGGCTGAGCGGGCGGATGCCGCGGCCGTGCGCTCCTGGCCCGCCTGGCTCACCACGACATGCGTGCGCCGCTCGATCGACCGCGTGCGTGCGCTGGTCGCCGTGCGCGAGGAGTACACCGGGCACTGGCTGCCGGAGCCCGTCGCGACCGACCGGCTTCCCGACGACGCGGTCGCCGACCGCGAACTGCTCTCACTCGCCCTGCTGCACCTCGCCGAGCAGCTCTCGCCAGAGGCGCGCGCCGCCGTGGTGCTGCACCGCGCCTACGCGATAACCGCCGTCGAGATCGGCGAGATCCTCGAGAAGTCGCCCGCCGCGGTGCGCCAGCTGATCTCGCGTGCCGAGCGCCGGTTGCAGATCGACGAGCATTCGCCCGCCCCGCGCGCTGCCGATCCCGAGGCGCTCAGCAGCCTGCTCGCCGCCGTGCAGAACGGCGACCTCGACACCCTGCTGACGCTGCTCACCGACGAGACCATCCTGTGGACCGACGGCGGCGGTGTGGTCGCCGCGACCCGCAATCCGATCTTCGGCGCCCAGAAGGTGCATCGCTTCTACGTTGGCGTGCGCGAGAAGGCGAGGGCCTTCGATCCCGCGCTTCCCTTCTCGTTCACGCCGATCGAGGTCAACGGCGAGCTCGCCTTCGCGCTCGACCACAGCGGACGCACCGACGTGCTGACCCTCGAGTTCGACCAGGTCGGCCGGATCCGCGGCATCCGGCAGGTGTGCAACCCGCACAAGCTGACCCGCGCCTTCCCGCAGGCTGCCGCATAG
- a CDS encoding AAA family ATPase codes for MKSGDPGWLRRRHPVVAVTATDDAPEPGGEWPTGIPAVAQLLRDGMRLSPGVTFLVGENGSGKSTIVEGIALAYGLSPEGGSRNARHSTRPTESPLSDWLRLERGIGASSWGFFLRAETMHSFYTYLEQNPSSSGDARFHEMSHGESFLEILSTRFDSPGFYCLDEPEAALSFASTLTLISVLRRIADEGGQVLCATHSPVLASLPGATILEVGDWGLRETTWDDLELVRHWRSFLGDPDRYLRHLLD; via the coding sequence ATGAAGTCGGGTGATCCGGGGTGGCTGCGGCGCAGGCATCCTGTTGTCGCGGTGACCGCGACCGACGACGCACCCGAACCGGGTGGCGAATGGCCGACCGGCATCCCGGCGGTCGCTCAGCTGCTGCGCGATGGCATGCGGCTCTCGCCGGGGGTCACGTTCCTCGTCGGTGAGAACGGCAGCGGCAAATCGACGATCGTCGAGGGGATCGCGCTGGCGTACGGGCTGTCGCCCGAGGGCGGGTCGCGCAACGCCCGGCACAGCACGAGGCCGACCGAATCGCCGCTGTCGGACTGGCTGCGGCTGGAACGCGGCATCGGCGCGAGCTCGTGGGGGTTCTTCCTGCGTGCCGAGACGATGCACTCCTTCTACACGTACCTCGAGCAGAATCCCTCGTCGAGCGGAGACGCGCGCTTCCACGAGATGAGCCACGGGGAGTCCTTCCTCGAGATACTGAGCACCCGCTTCGATTCGCCGGGCTTCTACTGCCTCGACGAGCCGGAGGCGGCGCTGTCGTTCGCGTCGACGCTGACCCTCATCTCGGTCCTGCGCCGCATCGCCGACGAGGGCGGGCAGGTGCTCTGCGCCACCCACTCGCCGGTGCTCGCCTCATTGCCAGGCGCGACCATCCTCGAGGTCGGCGACTGGGGGCTGCGCGAGACGACCTGGGACGACCTCGAGCTGGTGCGGCACTGGCGCTCTTTCCTCGGCGATCCCGACCGCTACCTGCGGCACCTGCTCGACTGA